From Levilactobacillus zymae, a single genomic window includes:
- a CDS encoding ABC transporter ATP-binding protein, with the protein MATLTLEHVNKVFGQKTSRVQVLTDINFETTAGELSLVLGPSGAGKSTFLTIAGGLQTPSQGNVQIDGQALGQLSARDRDQMRLNRIGFILQAHNLVPYLTVKDQFRLVDKVKPKGNLSAADLTKLLADLGIDKVVNQYPAELSGGQSQRVAIARALYQNPAIILADEPTAALDSDRVKVVGALLQRLAREQNKAIVVVTHDLRLRDFADHVYQLMDGHLTLEV; encoded by the coding sequence ATGGCAACTTTAACATTGGAACACGTCAATAAAGTTTTTGGGCAAAAGACCAGTCGGGTCCAAGTTCTAACGGACATTAACTTCGAAACCACGGCCGGTGAATTGAGTCTGGTCTTGGGACCGTCCGGGGCGGGGAAGAGTACTTTTCTGACCATCGCCGGTGGCTTACAAACGCCTAGTCAGGGGAACGTCCAGATCGATGGTCAGGCCCTGGGCCAACTATCGGCCAGAGACCGTGATCAGATGCGGTTGAACCGGATCGGCTTCATTTTGCAAGCGCATAACCTGGTACCGTACCTGACCGTCAAAGACCAGTTTCGGCTGGTCGACAAGGTCAAGCCTAAGGGTAACCTGTCGGCGGCGGACCTGACCAAGTTACTGGCGGATCTGGGCATCGACAAGGTGGTCAACCAGTACCCCGCTGAGCTTTCCGGGGGGCAAAGCCAACGGGTAGCGATTGCCCGCGCGTTGTACCAGAATCCGGCCATCATCTTGGCCGACGAACCCACGGCGGCGTTGGATAGTGACCGGGTCAAGGTCGTGGGAGCCTTACTCCAACGACTGGCCCGCGAACAGAACAAGGCCATCGTGGTGGTCACCCACGACTTACGGCTCCGTGACTTCGCTGACCACGTCTACCAGTTGATGGACGGGCACTTAACTTTAGAAGTGTAA